The following proteins come from a genomic window of Rhodohalobacter sp. 614A:
- a CDS encoding EboA domain-containing protein, with product MTDSQKGPDTEQIRTAISDWLKKRISPEAHEKIQTTAQNLAGDAEDWEVFSSFSKVPRTTGKEYLNLSDEELNEAENLRPGWNPSQWRMDQLARTLLVLSLAERDKDEFLDKLEKMFVSSDMGEAEALYQSLPILPWPKSLKARAAEGIRSNITSVFNAVALRNPYPADYFDEDAWNQVVLKALFVGSPLYLISGLDKRANKTLANILIEYAHERWSAGRVVSPELWRPVGAFIDESNIGELKKVLENPDPIQQRAAVLALQSSDSTAASTFLDDFEKTAANIDLSAADLNWNEIGKIWDEKES from the coding sequence ATGACTGACTCTCAGAAAGGCCCCGATACAGAGCAAATACGGACCGCAATTTCTGACTGGCTGAAGAAACGTATCTCACCGGAAGCTCACGAAAAAATCCAAACTACCGCTCAAAACCTTGCCGGTGATGCCGAAGACTGGGAGGTTTTTTCATCATTCAGCAAAGTCCCCCGCACCACTGGGAAAGAATATCTCAATCTTAGTGATGAAGAACTTAATGAAGCAGAGAACCTCCGACCGGGTTGGAATCCGTCGCAGTGGCGAATGGATCAGCTTGCACGAACGCTCCTGGTTCTTTCACTTGCTGAACGGGACAAAGACGAATTTCTCGACAAGCTGGAAAAAATGTTTGTCTCCAGCGATATGGGTGAGGCCGAAGCACTGTATCAAAGCCTGCCGATTTTGCCTTGGCCCAAATCGCTGAAAGCCCGTGCGGCCGAAGGAATCCGAAGTAATATCACCTCTGTGTTTAATGCCGTGGCATTGAGAAATCCCTATCCGGCTGATTATTTTGATGAGGATGCCTGGAACCAGGTGGTTCTCAAAGCGCTGTTTGTTGGAAGCCCGTTGTATTTAATTTCGGGGCTTGATAAGCGCGCGAACAAAACGCTTGCAAACATTCTGATTGAATACGCCCACGAGCGATGGTCGGCCGGAAGGGTAGTATCGCCCGAGCTTTGGCGGCCGGTGGGAGCGTTTATCGACGAATCGAATATCGGCGAACTTAAAAAAGTGTTGGAGAATCCTGATCCCATTCAACAGAGAGCAGCCGTTTTGGCTCTTCAGTCTTCTGATTCTACTGCCGCATCAACTTTTTTGGATGATTTTGAAAAAACGGCCGCGAACATTGATTTATCCGCTGCTGATTTAAATTGGAATGAGATCGGGAAAATCTGGGATGAAAAAGAATCCTGA